The following proteins are co-located in the Tachysurus vachellii isolate PV-2020 chromosome 19, HZAU_Pvac_v1, whole genome shotgun sequence genome:
- the sdf4 gene encoding 45 kDa calcium-binding protein, with translation MYSTRGVWSGNHWAGFFALFVILIINVQTRPANISIHRNNKHVNGKEENEILPPDHLNGVKMEMDGHLNKDFHQEVFLGKEMEEFDEDSEPRKNRKKLIEIFSKVDFNKDRSVSAKELQSWIMQKTEEHFQEAVKENKVNFRAVDPDGDEHVTWDEYRVKFLASKGFNEKDVAEKIKNNEELKLDEETQEILESLKDRWFQADNPPADQLLNEEEFLSFLHPEHSRGMLKYMVKEIIRDLDQDGDKELTLSEFISLPMGTVENQQGQDIDDEWVRERKKEFEEVIDANHNGIVTMEELEEYMDPMNEYNALNEAKQMIAVADENQNHSLELEEILKYSEYFTGSKFMDYARNVHEEF, from the exons ATGTACAGTACTAGAGGAGTTTGGTCAGGGAACCACTGGGCAGGGTTCTTTGCCCTTTTTGTGATTTTGATCATCAATGTACAAACACGGCCCGCAAACATATCAATCCACAGAAACAACAAACATGTAAACGGTAAAGAGGAGAACGAGATCCTTCCCCCTGACCACCTAAACGGCGTTAAAATGGAAATGGACGGTCACCTGAACAAGGACTTCCATCAGGAAGTGTTTCTGGGAAAGGAGATGGAGGAGTTTGATGAAGACTCCGAGCCCAGGAAGAACCGCAAGAAATTAATTGAAATTTTTAGCAA AGTGGATTTCAATAAGGACAGAAGTGTCAGCGCTAAAGAGCTTCAAAGCTGGATCATGCAGAAAACAGAAGAGCACTTCCAAGAGGCAGTGAAAGAGAACAAAGTTAATTTCCGTGCTGTAGATCCAGATGGAGATG AGCATGTGACATGGGATGAGTACCGGGTGAAGTTTTTGGCCAGCAAAGGCTTCAATGAGAAGGACGTGGCTGAGAAGATAAAAAATAACGAAGAGCTTAAATTGGATGAGGAGA CCCAGGAGATCTTGGAAAGCCTGAAGGATCGCTGGTTTCAGGCCGATAACCCTCCAGCGGACCAGCTTCTGAACGAGGAGGAGTTTCTCTCCTTCCTTCATCCAGAGCACAGCAGAGGCATGCTCAAATACATGGTCAAGGAGATCATCAGAGACCTGG ATCAAGATGGAGACAAAGAACTGACGCTGTCAGAGTTCATCTCTCTGCCCATGGGCACGGTGGAGAACCAGCAGGGACAGGATATTGATGATGAATGGGTTcgtgagaggaagaaagagttTGAGGAGGTCATCGACGCCAACCACAATGGCATCGTCACCATGGAAGAGCTCGAG GAATACATGGACCCCATGAATGAGTACAACGCTCTTAACGAAGCCAAACAGATGATCGCTGTTGCTGACGAGAACCAGAACCACAGCTTGGAACTGGAGGAGATCCTCAAATACAGCGAGTACTTTACCGGGAGCAAGTTCATGGACTATGCCCGCAATGTACATGAGGAGTTCTAG
- the LOC132862722 gene encoding golgin subfamily A member 6-like protein 25, with protein MADFQTSDFRGFQMNGRQQGRQALTLSPPQEETLTHTCQLLRTKIEVIRQQEKVNLQKKEFEAFQHALLEREEKLKENKQKMQDHIKSFRQIKNNKKQQIKAEMQARDIRKMIKENQEILQKLNKKLSALSVEQQRQEAEANCINSTYIDAMVQQSEQFQDIQDLFRHYNTQKMVQEELKVNIEKKKLELENYQAELTRMKDEHYLTQMTLEARIHHLNYKLDVAKENVELWERAWEDIQWTGEKKNFQLFEINMAIFNFCKIIWDTGIEIPKPDTKVEIMAMLDKIQEFVCDLKLLWEIHKGESETHCAQ; from the exons ATGGCTGATTTCCAGACAAGTGATTTCAGAGGATTTCAGATGAATGGACGACAGCAGGGTCGGCAAGCATT GACACTCAGTCCTCCTCAAGAGGAGACGTTGACACATACATGTCAGCTGCTGAGGACGAAAATAGAGGTCATCAGACAACAGGAAAAAGTCAACTTACAGAAAAAG gagTTTGAGGCTTTTCAACATGCCCTGCTTGAGCGTGAGGAAAAACtgaaggaaaacaaacagaaaatgcagGATCACATAAAATCCTTCAGACAGATAAAG aacaataaaaagcAACAGATCAAGGCTGAAATGCAAGCACGTGACATCAGGAAGATGATTAAGGAGAACCAGGAGATCCTTCAAAAACTAAACAAGAAACTGAGTGCTTTGAGTGTTGAGCAACAGAGGCAGGAAGCTGAGGCAAACTGCATTAATTCCACATATATAGATGCAATGGTGCAGCAAAGTGAACAG TTCCAGGACATTCAGGATTTGTTCAGGCACTACAACACACAGAAAATGGTCCAGGAGGAGCTGAAGGTTAACATAGAGAAGAAAAAGTTGGAGCTGGAGAACTACCAAGCAGAACTGACTAGAATGAAGGACGAACACTACCTCACCCAGATGACTCTGGAGGCCAGGATCCACCATCTGAATTACAAACTGGATGTGGCCAAAGAGAATGTCGAGTTATGG GAGAGAGCGTGGGAAGACATTCAGTGGACTGGCGAAAAGAAAAACTTTCAGCTGTTTGAAATCAATATGGCCATCTTTAACTTTTGCAAGATTATATGGGATACGGGCATCGAAATCCCGAAGCCGGATACAAAAGTGGAGATCATGGCGATGCTGGACAAG ATTCAGGAGTTTGTCTGCGACCTGAAGTTGCTTTGGGAGATTCACAAAGGTGAAAGTGAGACTCATTGCGCTCAGTAG